AAGCTAAAGATCGAAAATTAGCCGGTGCCACTGCAAAAGCGGAAGGATTATATTTGGTTGATGTTGATTATCCTCAAGAATTTGATCTCCCTCGCGCTCCGATTGGCCCGTTGTTTTGCCAGATAATTTGAACTAATTTATAGTAAATCGTTCAGAAATAGTAACATTAAGCGTTGATGCGAGATTTAGAGGCATCTTGCTGATATGGCTATCTTAGTGTTGGGACGGGGTTGCAAAAAATAGGTACAACCAGTTTTTTGTCTACACTTGGCATTTTATATGCTTTAATCCTCCCGCATATATTCAGATTTTATGTCTTTCGCATGATGCGGAAGATGAAATAGAGAAAGGTCTTCCATGAGTTGGCTTGAAAAGATTTTAGAAAAAAGCAATATCGTAAGTTCACGCAAAGCTTCTATCCCGGAAGGTGTTTGGACAAAATGTACTTCATGTGAGCAAGTGCTTTACCACGCTGAACTAGAGCGTAACCTAGAAGTATGTCCGAAATGTGACCATCACATGCGCATGAAAGCACGCCGTCGTTTGGAAACATTTTTAGACGACACAAACCGTGTTGAACTGGCGAATGATCTTGAACCACAAGATAAGCTGAAGTTTAAAGATTCTAAGCGTTATAAAGATCGTATTTCTGCTGCGCAAAAGAGTAGCGGTGAGAAAGACGCACTTGTTGTAATGCAGGGTGAAGTGATTGGTATTCCTGTCGTTGCTTGTGCATTTGAGTTCTCTTTTATGGGCGGCTCAATGGGCTCTGTTGTAGGTGCTCGCTTTGTTAAAGCGGTCGAAGCAGCAATGGAAAACAACTGTGGTTTGGTTTGTTTCTCTGCAAGTGGCGGTGCACGTATGCAAGAGGCATTGATGTCTCTAATGCAAATGGCAAAAACCAGTGCCGCTCTTGAGCGTCTATCACAAAAAGGCCTGCCATTCATTTCTGTGATGACTGACCCTACCATGGGTGGTGTATCTGCAAGTTTGGCAATGCTAGGTGATATCAATATCGGTGAGCCAAAAGCGCTAATCGGTTTTGCTGGTCGTCGCGTTATTGAGCAAACTGTGCGTGAAGATCTTCCTGAAGGTTTCCAGCGCAGTGAGTTCCTACTTGAGCACGGTGCAATCGATATGATTGTTGACCGTCGTGAAATGCGTCAACGTGTGAGCAGTCTGTTGGCAAAAATGACCAATTCAGCATCACCGCTGGTTGTTTCTGTGAACGATTCTCCGCAAGAACCTGAGTATTCTGTACCAGAAGCGCACGAAAAAGGTTAAAGTATCACTAACAAACAACCACGGAATTTTTGGTTAAAGTTAGATGAGTCAAAGTCTTATTCCTCAAGCCACATCTCCACTCGCGATGTGGCTTGATTATTTAGCAAATATACATACCTCAGCAATCGACCTCGGCTTAGATCGTGTTCAAGCGGTTGCTAGCAAAGCCAATCTTACCAAACCTGCCCAAACAGTGATTACCGTCGCTGGCACCAACGGCAAAGGCTCAACGTGTGCCCTGATGGAAGCCATTCTGCTTGATGCTGGCTATTCAGTAGGTGTCTACAGTTCACCACACCTGATTCGCTATAACGAACGAGTCCGTATTAACGGGCAAGATTTAAGCGATGAAAAACATGCTCAAGCATTTGACTTCATTGAGAAGCAACGCGGCGAAATTAGCCTAAGTTTATTTGAATTTGGCACCTTAGCGGCATTGCGTTTGTTCCAAACGGAGAACGTTGATGTTGTTTTGCTTGAAGTAGGGCTAGGCGGTCGACTCGATGCGACTAACGTGGTTGATCATGATGTTTCAGTGATAACCAGTCTGGCGATTGATCATGTGGATTGGCTTGGTGATGACATCAATGTCATCGGTTTTGAAAAAGCCGGTATCTTCCGCACTGGTAAACCAGCGATTTGCGGTCAACCTAAAGCACCATCAACGGTAGCGGCTCATGCCGATGATATTGATGCAGAGCTTTACCAAGTTGGTATTCAATACAACTATGCACTAACCGAAAACAACACTTGGTGTTGGACTCACGGTAGCTACGAGCTTGAGGCATTACCAGTGCCGAGTTTGCCGTTGCCAAACGCAGCAACGGCTTTGATGGCACTGGCAACGGCACATCTCGACATCAGTGATGTTAACATCGTTAACGGCCTCAAAAACGCAACCTTGCCAGGTCGTATGCAGCTGATTTGTCGTCAGCCGACCGTGTTATTAGATGTGGCGCATAATCCACATTCTGCGCAATATCTCGTTGATCGTATCCACGAGCAATATGTGGGTAAAACTATTCGTATCGTCGTTGCGATGTTGCATGACAAAGATATTAAATCAACACTTGAGATCTTGTCTCCGCTAGCAAGTGAGTGGTATCCAGCTTCATTAACAGGTCCTCGCGCAGCAAGTGCTGATGAGTTATGTCAGTACCTGCCACAAGGACAAGCGAAATACCACACGCCCGTTGATGCATTTAATGCAGCAATGACACAAGCGCAAGCGGACGATGTCATTATTGTTGTCGGTTCATTCCATACTGTTGGTGAAGTACTTGAGCACTGGCAGGAAAAAGGAGAGTAAATGGCAAGTAAATTTCAAAATCGTCTCGTTGGCACCATTATTCTAGTTTCAATCGGTGTGATTGTGCTGCCTGATGTACTCGATGGGCAGAAAACACACTACAAAGAAGATATTGCAAGCATTCCTATCAAACCAGAGCTTGATAGTGATGTGGAAACGTTTGAAGTGTTAGCTCCGGAAGATGACTCAGCTTCTCTTCCCCCTTCACCTGTAGAAGTCGTCGTTGATGCAGCAACAGCGCCAACGAATGAAGATAAGGTGGAAGTTGTCGAAAAACCGGTGCCAGAGCGAAATCAATATCAAGAGAGTGCGTGGATCATTCAATTGATGGCACTAAAGAATGCCGATAATGCTGCCAATGTAGTGAAAGATCTGCAAAAGCGGGTTATCAAGCGCATACCAAACTCGAAAATGGATTTACTCGAGTCATTATTGGTCCGGATGTGTCCAAAACGAAACTTGAGCGTCAAGTTGGCGAACTGGAAAAAATTACTGGTTCAAAAGGTCGATTGCTTAAATTTAAACCATTAAATCCTTAAGAAAACGTTTGCGTCGTCATTTTTTCTGCTAAAATGCGCGCCAACGAAAGATTGTGAATACACATGAATTGGTTAGATATTGTTATTTTAGGTGTGATTGGCCTGTCGGCTTTGATCAGTCTAATACGTGGCTTCGCTAAAGAAGCATTGTCTTTGGTTATCTGGTGTGGTGCATTTTTCATCGCCAGTCAGTATTACCGACGTCTATCGGTCTACTTCACGGGGATCGATGACGAAATGTTTCGTAATGGCGCTGCCATCGCTGCCCTTTTTGTTGCCACGCTAATTGTAGGTGCGTTGGTCAACTATGTAATTGGACAGTTGATTCAGAAAACGGGTTTGTCAGGTACAGATCGCGTGTTAGGTATTGTTTTTGGTGGGTTGCGTGGCGTGTTAATTGTTGCAGCAGTTCTGTTCTTTGTTGATACCTTCACCACAATGAATCAAAGTGAATGGTGGACGACTTCTGAGTTGGTGCCACACTTCAAATTGATCATTGAACCGTTTTTCAAACACCTACAAACATCATCGAGTTTCTTATCTGGCGCGATTTAACGCGCCAGCCATTGTCGCAAATCGAGGGTTAGGACATGTGTGGTATTGTTGGAATCGTGGGCACGACGCCTGTTAATCAGTCTATTTATGACGCTTTGACTGTATTGCAGCACCGTGGCCAAGATGCCGCTGGTATTTGTACCATAGAAAGCAATCGTTTTCGTCTGCGTAAGGCGAACGGATTGGTAAAGGATGTATTTGAAGCGAGACACATGCAAAGACTGCAAGGAGAGGTGGGAATAGGCCATGTACGTTACCCTACCGCAGGCAGCTCCAGTGCCTCAGAAGCTCAACCTTTCTATGTAAACTCTCCTTTTGGTATCACTCTCGCCCACAACGGCAACCTCACTAATGCGAATGAAGTTCGCGAAAAACTCTTCGATAAAGACCGTCGTCACATCAACACCACTTCAGACTCAGAAGTCCTGCTTAACGTACTCGCTCATGAGATCGATACTGTTCGTGGCAATGTGACTAGTGAAGATGTATTTCGTGCAGTAATGAATGTGCACCGCACTATTCGTGGCGCGTATGCAGTTGTCGCGATGATTATCGGCCATGGCATGATTGCATTTCGTGATCCGAAAGGCATTCGCCCACTATGCTTGGGCAAGCGTGAAGTTAAAGGTCAAACTGAATATATGGTAGCGTCAGAATCTGTGGCATTGGATGCGGTAGGTTTTGATTTTATTCGTGACGTATTACCGGGTGAAGCGGTCTACGTCACCTTTGATGGTGAACTCTTTACACATCAATGCGCGGATAACCCAACGCTTAATCCATGTATGTTTGAGTACGTGTACTTTGCTCGCCCTGATTCATTTATCGATAAAATTTCGGTTTACGCGGCGCGCGTAGAAATGGGTAAAAAACTGGGTGAACGCATTCGCGATGAGTACGCGCATTTAGATATTGATGTTGTCATTCCTATTCCTGAAACTTCATGTGATATTGCACTACAGATTGCGCAAGCCATTGATATTCCATACCGTCAAGGTTTTGTGAAAAACCGCTATGTTGGTCGTACTTTTATTATGCCGGGTCAACAACAGCGTAAAAAATCCGTGCGTCGCAAACTCAATGCGATTCGCTCTGAGTTTAAAGATAAGAATGTTCTGTTGGTGGATGATTCCATTGTACGTGGCACGACATCTGAACAGATTATCGAGATGGCAAGAGATTCTGGTGCGAATAAGGTCTACATGGTTTCTGCCGCACCGGAAATTCGTTTCCCGAATGTATACGGTATCGATATGCCGAGCGCCAATGAATTGATTGCGCATGGTCGTGACAATGAGCAAATCTGTAAGTACATTGGTGCTGACGAATTGATTTTCCAAACCTTGGATGACCTTGTTGAAGCGGTCAGATTAGGCAACCCAGAAATCACTAAGTTTGAAACCTCAGTGTTTAGTGGTGAATATGTAACAGGTGACATCAACCAGCAGTATCTCGAGTATCTAGAGTCTTTGCGTGGTGATGATGCTAAGACTCAGTTGGAAATTCAGCAAGATTTAGCCAGCCTAGAGTTATATAACGAAGGCGCGTAGAGCGAAAGTTAACGAGTAATAAAAACGGCTTCCATTCGGAAGCCGTTTTTTTATGCCATTAAGCGATGCGTTTTAGCTGGCTTAACAAGAATAGACCAGCAGCACTTATTACCACGGAAGGGCCGGCTGGTGTATCAAAGTGCCATGATAAACTTAGGCCGATCAATACAGCAATTGCACCAAGCAAAGAGGCGATAATTGCCATCTGCTCTGGAGAGCGAGCAAAACGTCTTGCGGTAGCGCCGGGAATGATCAGTAATGAAGTAATGATCAATGCGCCAACAAACTTCATTCCAACGGCAATGACAAGACCGATAAGTAACATTAAAACCAAACGCATCAGATCAACATTGTGACCTTCGACAGACGCCAACTCTTCATTGATAGTTGTTGCTAGCAATGGACGCCAAAATACCGCCAAAATAATGCCGACCACGACCACACCAGAGTAAATGAAGATCAGGTCTTGTGGTGTTACCGCCAGCAGATCGCCAAATAAGTAACTCATTAAGTCGATTCGCACATTATCAAGAAAGCTTACCGCTACTAAACCAATGGACAATGCACTATGAGCAAGTATGCCAAGTAGCGTATCTGCAGCGATCAATTGCTGTCTTTGCAGCGTGACCAAAGCTACGGCGAGTAGCAAACAACAAATAACTAGGGCTAGGTATAAATTGATATCGAATAAGAAGCCAAACGCTAACCCCATCAGCGATGCGTGGGCGAGGGTATCCCCAAAGTACGCCATTTTGCGCCAAACGACGAATGATCCTAGTGGCCCTGCAATTAGGGCAATACCAAGACCTGCAAAAATCGAGGGAAGTAGAAACTCAATCATGATGATGACCGTGACAATGAGAAGAACAAGATGAGACATCGCCACCAACGGGTTGACCCGACAGGTCGTGATGATGGTGGTTATGCTGATGATGGTAAAACGCGAGTGTTTCCTGACGCGTTTGACCAAACAACGCAATATATTTTGGATGCTGCGTGATGGTAGCGGGCTCACCTGAACAGCAAATATGATGGTGCAAGCAGATAACGTGGTCTGTTTTTGCCATCACTAAGTGTAGGTCATGAGAAACCATAAAAACCGCGCAACCAAAGCGGTGACGGATGGTATCAATTAGATCATAAAGGTCAATTTGCCCTTGAACATCGACGCCTTGCGCCGGTTCATCCAACACTAATAAGTCCGGGCGCTGCAACAATGCACGAGCCAATAGTACGCGCTGTGTTTCACCACCAGAAAGTGCATGCATATCACTATTCAGTAGATGTTGTGCACCAGTTAATGCGAGAGCATCTTGAATTTCTTGCTGGCTAAAGTGACCGGCTAGGTGAAGAAAACGCGAGACATCAAGCGGCAGTGTTTCATTCAATTTTAGTTTCTGTGGAACATAGCCAATTTTTAGTTGTTTAGGCTTTGTGATTTTACCACTGAACTTTTTTTGTAGTCCCAATAACACTTTTACCAAGGTGGATTTACCGGCGCCATTTGGACCGACTAAGGTAATAATTTCACCTTTATTAATTTTCAGGCTGACATTATCGAGGACTTGTCGGCCGTCAAATTGAACATTGATATTGGATAGCTCGATGACTGTGCTCATGAATGGAACTCATTTGCAATTAACTAATGTTATAATGTAACATTTATTCCCATCCAATTCTATATAGCAGTACGTCATACAATGAAAACTAAATTCGCTTTATCGATCGCTGCGCTAATGGGCCTTGTAAGTAATGGCGCAATGGCACAAGAGCTTCATGTGTTAACCAGTATTAAACCGATTCAAATGATCACTGAAGAGATCATGCTAGGTGCAGGGAGTCCGGATGTATTACTCCAATCGAATGCTTCTCCTCATGATTACGCGCTCAAACCTTCAGATGTTAAGAAAATCAATCAAGCCGATTTAGTTATTTGGTTTGGTGAAGGACTTGAGCCATTTTTAGGCGGTGTGCTGGAAGAGAAAGAGTCGGCATTTGAGCTTGCCGATGTGCCGAATGTGTCATTACGTGAATACAGTCATGAGGGGCATGATCATGACCACGATGGTCACAATCATGGTCTTTATGATCCGCATTTCTGGCTTGGTTACCAACCAACGCTGCAAATGGCGAAGGCAATTTCAGATAAATTGATTTCACTTGATGCTGCGCACGCGGATGTGTATCAGGCTAACTACCAAAAATTTGCACAAACATACGCTGATAAACATAAGCAATTGAAGGCGTTGCTAGAGCCAGTGAAGCAAAATGGTTACTTTGTTTTCCATGACGCTTATGGGTATTTTGAGCAAGATTACCAATTAAATAACCTGGGTCATTTCACGGTATCACCAGAGCGCAAACCGGGCGCAAAAACCCTGATCAAAATTCGTAATCAGCTAAGAAGCAATGATGCAAAATGTGTGTTTTCAGAACCTCAGTATACGCCAGCAGTAATCGAGACCGTAATGCGTGGCAGTGAAGCTAAGAAAGGCGTTCTTGACCCAGTCGCATCAACAATCGATGTGAAACCGGGTAGCTATTTTGAATTTATTGATCAAATTGCAAATAGTTTCGTGGTTTGTTTGAGTGAATGACACAACACTTTGAGTATTTATTCTAAGTAAAATCCCTGTTTTGGTATTCAACTCGGTGGTTATCAAATAGAATGGCTGGTTAGAGCAGTTTGGCACAAGGAGACCAAGCTGCATAATGAGCCATTTAGGGATTACACCAGTGAAACATGCCTGTTGGGCTGCGTTACTCTATTTTGTTTCGCATATTACGTTAGCACTCGATTCTTCACCGTCGGTCTTTTATCCATTACCGACAGAGAGTCAAGGGCGCGTGTTTGCTGCAAATCAGCTGTTTTCTGCGACCAATGGCGGTTTGTGGATACACGATGTAAAAGGGAAACTCCTTTTCTTCGATGGGCAAACAGTGTCACCGAAATGGGGTTCTGCTCTTCCTTACTCCTCAGAACATTTGGTTGTGGTCGACGACCATTTTTGGACTTATCAAGATAATAAAGTTTATCGCTCTGCAGCTAACCAACAAAGGGTGGTGGCGTTTGAGCTTCCTCCCGGAACAGAAGTGACAAAACTTGGCGCGTCGAATGGTTACATTTGGCTTACCGATGAAGCTCACTTTCATACTTACCGTATTGCTGATGGCGTTCTAGCGACCTACTCGATTAAAGAGCTATACCATTTTAGCAGTTTAAATACTTTGGCAATTAATGATGCGCTGCTGATCAGAAAGCGTTGGGTATTAGCGACCAACGTCGGCGTGTTTGTCTCTGAAGGCGAAAAATTTCATCATGTAGCCCGTTCAAAAGACAGCCCGATAGATAAGCTCTATTTTTCCACTAGTCGTCGAGAGTTGGTTATGGGGGCAGCCAAAGGGACCATCGTTTACGATCTTTATGATACCAGCAAAGCCAAATACATCATTCCGACTCCTAACGTTACGACTATTAATGAAACGACGCAGTCCTATTGGATTGGTACGCAAAACGGCTTATATGTCTATTCATTCATCACCGGAAAAATTGAAAAATTTACCGGCGAACAAGATGCAGGCTTCGCTTTAGCTGGAAAAAAAATCAACGCATTAGTCAACGATAACAGCAGTGGTATGTGGGTAGCGACCAATAAAGATATCCACTATTTCTCTCTTTTTGGTGACAAATTCGAACGTTATTCCAGCCAAATGCTTGGGTTGCAAAATCACCATGCCAATGTCAGTAACCTTATCGCTATGGAAAGCAAACGAGGTTATTGGATGCTGAGAAATGATGGCGTATACAGTCTAATAAGAGAGAGGCCGACACCTAAACTGCGTGTATTCGCCGGGCGAGTGAACAACCTAGCCGAGTCTAAAGGTGTTTTGTGGCTGGCAACCAATCAAGGATTGATTGGAATTAATGCAAAATCGGGTGAACGACAGAAGCATATTCAGATACCTGAGGCATTAAAAAACACCCCGATTACGCAACTTGCTTTTGATTCTAAGGGCATACTGTGGATTGCCAGTGACGCATTTGTATGGAGTTTTGATGTTGAGAGCGGAGAGTTAAGAACCATTGCTGAGCAATGGATGTCTTCAAACTATGCGGAAGGTAGTTTGAAGAACATGATGATCTCAAGGGCTGATAAAGTGCTACTTGGCACTGACCATGGCGTGTATTTACTCAAAGATAAACAGCTGAAATTCATCGCGACAACCGCAAAGTTCGGTGCAGTGCGAAATATGATCGAAGGAAGAGATCATCATATTTGGGTGGCGAGCAATTATGGGGTCAATATTTTTGATACCAACACGGAGGCGTTGTTAGCACTGCCATTAGTGGATGAGCACGTTGCTCCACAATGTATCGTGAACAATGCCACCGGGTCTTGGCTAACGTCTTCAGCAGGCTTAAGTCATTACACATTAGATGGGCAGTTGGTTGGGCATTATGGGCAACCTTTTGGGCTCATTAATAATGAATTTCAAAATGGTTTTTGTTTAACCAGCGCCACTGATGAAAATACGCTCTTGCTGGGGTCTTGGCATAGTCTAATCAGTCTAAATAGCCGTGATTTAGCGGTCAGTTCATTGCCAGAAGCCAATGTCTTATTCTCTCAAGTGAAAATTAACCAAAAGCTGATTGGTTTTGGATCGGTAGACGAATCAAAGTTGAATGCGCCTTACGGAGAGACAATAACGGTTCAAATGGGCATTATGCCGAGCCTGAGTGGTTCATCACTAGAGTTTAAACTTGATAATGACAAGGTATGGACACCTTTAGAGGGCTATCAAATTGTCATGGAGGGTTTAATGCCTGGCACGTACACCCTATCAGTACGGCCTGTTGTTAACGGGATTGAAAAGGGTGGGATAAAAACGCTCACATTTACCGTTACCGAACCTTGGTATCTTACGGCATTGGCATTTGCTACCTATGCGACGGTTGGTTTACTGCTTTTATTTGGCTTAGTTTATTGGCGTTCACGAATGATGAGCAATGCCAACAGAAAATTAAAAGCTCAGGTGGCGCTGAAAACAAACCAGTTGCGTCATCAAAGCCGCGTGTTACTGAGCAATAACCATCAATTACGCAAGCAAATGCAAGTGAGACGACTGATTTTTAGTCAAGCGATTCAATGTTTTAGAGAGCGGTTAACCGTTGCAGAACAGACGTTGGCGCAAGCTGGAGAGATAGGTAAAAATCAAGTTATTGATCAAATTGCTTCAGAGCTTGAGCTGCTACTTAACATGCGTGAAGCCCAAGGTAATGCCTCGCCTGTTTATAATATGTCGATGATTTTGAATTCAACACTGGATGGTTGGAAAGAAGAGTTTGCGAGAGCGGGTTTGGCCGTTGAGCAGCGAAATAAAGAGAGTAAGGATATTTATGCTTTGCTGAATTACTTTAATCTCGATGTATTACTCAATTTGGTCTTTGACAGTTTAGTTAAGCGCTGTGAACGCAATCAAACGGCTTATATTGAGCTTTACAGTGTGGACGAAAAAGTGGTTGTTCAAATATCGGATCTGGGTTCGCCCATTGATCTGGATGGTGAGGGAAGCTGGCAAGAAATAGCGAAATTGATTGAAATTAGTGGTGGCATACTCACAGTGAATATGAGCACTGAACAAAATACCGTGGTCATGAGTTGGAATGAAAGCCAAGCATTTGATGAACACTCAGTGATCGAATTTGATCGAATATCGCTAAAATCGACCAGCATGGATATTGCCGATCCATTCGTAGACCGATTGGAGGAGCTAGTATTAGAGCATTATACCGACCCTGATTTTAGTACATCAACAGCAGCTAAAATGCTGTATGTTTCAGAGCGTAGCTTACAACGTCGATTTAAAGCTGCCACACAAAGAACATTTTCTGACTATTTAGCTGAGGTAAGGTTGGATAACGCCTGCCGCCAGCTGCTTGCGGGCGGTAAAGTCGCGGATATTGCTTTTAGCTGTGGTTTTAACGACGCCTCATATTTTAGCCAAAGATTTAAGCATCGTTTTGGTGTATCCCCAACCCAGTTTATCGAACAGAGTGTAGAAGCGATATAAAGCGCGCTGGACGCTTCGTTTAGCCAGTACCATCCCGGTTTCCATCCCTCCCATTAAGTACGTAGTTAGCTCTCGTCGTCGTGTATTCGTAGTGAATCAATCTTATTTAGCAACTAAAACTTAGTTAAATAATTGATATTTAATGAATTTAATATTCTGTGTGTTGTTGGTTTTCTGCTGCAATAGAGAGGATCGTATTTGAATCAATACCAGTGATAACTTCTTGATGAGCAATGTGTAGATGTTATTCGCTAATCAGTTGAAAGCTGTATCGTGATTTATTGGGATTTATGCCTTGCTATGGGATACAAAGTGTTTGTTTAAGCTATTGAAGTGTAAAGGTTTGGTGTGATTTTGGCATGAAAGGGTAAGAAAAAAATATCGTGGTATAGCCGGGGGGACTATACCACGGGTGTCAATGACACCTTCGCTTGCTGCCGGAGTGGTGCGTTGCACCACCTCTGGAATTCTTTGTCATAAGGTTGTTTAACCCGACGGAAACCACTATAAACCACTCTACTTATTTTACTTATAAAATTAACGCCAACATGATATAAGAATTGCGACATTTAATTAAGTCATTGTTTTGTATTGCTTTTAATATAAAAACTTATCACGTCATGTGTTTATAAGTATTTATGTAAATAATAGGGCGGCAATTTATTGACGTATTTGACGTGTTGCAATTGACAAAAATGACGTGTTTTGGCGACTATTATTTGTTGCCAACAAAAACGTAAAGTTTGATTTCAGGCAAGATAGTTATTGTCTTCTTCAGTTACTATTTGGAACATAAATAAAATAACTCTCATTACCAACTTGCCAGAAAAATTAGGTATTCGCTATGCAATTGTCAAAATTAAGCCAAGGACAAAAGGCCACTATTGTCGGCTTTTCTGAGCTTTCTAATGACGTACGAAAAAAACTGATGATTATGGGTCTACTACCAAATACAGAAGTAAAGCTCATCCGTTTTGCGCCAATGGGTGATCCGTTACAAGTAGAAGTCCGAGGTGTATCAGTTGCACTGCGAACCAATATTGCCGATGCAATTTTAGTGGAGGCGAAATAATGCAATACCAAATTCTTACTGTTGGTAATCCAAACAGCGGCAAAACAACACTGTTCAACGGATTAACAGGCGCCAAACAACAAGTAGGTAACTGGGTTGGTGTGACGGTCGAAAAGAAAACCGGTAATTATGCACATTCAGGTGATGATTTCTTGTTGACCGATCTACCTGGCATTTATGCATTAGACAGCGGTAACGATACTAATAGTATCGACGAGTCTATTGCTTCTCGCGCAGTACTTACTCATCCTGCAGATTTGATTATTAACGTTGTTGATGCGACATGTCTGGAGCGCAGCCTCTATATGACGTTGCAACTGCGTGAGTTAGGCCGCCCAATGGTGGTGGTTCTGAACAAAATGGACGCACTAAAACGCGAGCGTCAAGTTATTGATACCAAGCGTTTAGAGAAATGGTTAGGTTGTCCGGTTTTAGCTATTTCGGCGAACAATAAAGCTGCAATCTCTGAATTTAAAGAACGTTTACATAAACTTGTGGTGCAAGGCGTAACGCTCGACGCGATGCAGTTACAATACTGCTCGGAGTTTGAAAGTGCATTAGACAACCTAGAGAACATCTTTGTTGGTCAGCAATCCGCATCTCGTGCCCTAGCTATTCGCGCATTAGAACAAGATGTGCTGGTGTTAAATTCGTTAAAATCGGAACAGCGTGATGTGGTATATAAGCAACTTGCTGATCTTGATATGGATATTGACCTGCATGTTGCCGATACTAAGTACACGTTATTGCATGAACAATGTAAAAAAGTGCGCCGTAGTGAAGGCAAACTGAGTCACAGCTTTACTGAAAAGTTAGACCGAGTGATCCTCAATAAATGGATTGGCGTGCCATTCTTCTTTGTTGTGATGTACTTGATGTTTATGTTCTCGATTAATATCGGTGGTGCCTTTATCGATTTCTTTGATATTGGTGTTGGTGCGTTGCTGGTTGATGGCGGGCACTACCTACTGGATGCACATTTACCTGTTTGGCTCGTCACTTTATTGGCTGATGGTATTGGTGGTGGTATTCAGACTGTTGCTACTTTTATCCCAGTGATTGCTTGCTTGTATTTGTTCCTTGCTGTGCTGGAGAGCTCGGGCTATATGTCTCGTGCGGCTTTTGTTCTCGATAAAGTGATGCAAAAAATAGGTTTGCCAGGTAAAGCTTTTGTTCCATTGGTGCTGGGCTTTGGTTGTAACGTACCTTCTATTATGGCAACACGTACGC
Above is a window of Vibrio taketomensis DNA encoding:
- the accD gene encoding acetyl-CoA carboxylase, carboxyltransferase subunit beta, whose translation is MSWLEKILEKSNIVSSRKASIPEGVWTKCTSCEQVLYHAELERNLEVCPKCDHHMRMKARRRLETFLDDTNRVELANDLEPQDKLKFKDSKRYKDRISAAQKSSGEKDALVVMQGEVIGIPVVACAFEFSFMGGSMGSVVGARFVKAVEAAMENNCGLVCFSASGGARMQEALMSLMQMAKTSAALERLSQKGLPFISVMTDPTMGGVSASLAMLGDINIGEPKALIGFAGRRVIEQTVREDLPEGFQRSEFLLEHGAIDMIVDRREMRQRVSSLLAKMTNSASPLVVSVNDSPQEPEYSVPEAHEKG
- the folC gene encoding bifunctional tetrahydrofolate synthase/dihydrofolate synthase, which produces MSQSLIPQATSPLAMWLDYLANIHTSAIDLGLDRVQAVASKANLTKPAQTVITVAGTNGKGSTCALMEAILLDAGYSVGVYSSPHLIRYNERVRINGQDLSDEKHAQAFDFIEKQRGEISLSLFEFGTLAALRLFQTENVDVVLLEVGLGGRLDATNVVDHDVSVITSLAIDHVDWLGDDINVIGFEKAGIFRTGKPAICGQPKAPSTVAAHADDIDAELYQVGIQYNYALTENNTWCWTHGSYELEALPVPSLPLPNAATALMALATAHLDISDVNIVNGLKNATLPGRMQLICRQPTVLLDVAHNPHSAQYLVDRIHEQYVGKTIRIVVAMLHDKDIKSTLEILSPLASEWYPASLTGPRAASADELCQYLPQGQAKYHTPVDAFNAAMTQAQADDVIIVVGSFHTVGEVLEHWQEKGE
- a CDS encoding cell division protein DedD, giving the protein MASKFQNRLVGTIILVSIGVIVLPDVLDGQKTHYKEDIASIPIKPELDSDVETFEVLAPEDDSASLPPSPVEVVVDAATAPTNEDKVEVVEKPVPERNQYQESAWIIQLMALKNADNAANVVKDLQKRVIKRIPNSKMDLLESLLVRMCPKRNLSVKLANWKKLLVQKVDCLNLNH
- a CDS encoding CvpA family protein; translation: MNWLDIVILGVIGLSALISLIRGFAKEALSLVIWCGAFFIASQYYRRLSVYFTGIDDEMFRNGAAIAALFVATLIVGALVNYVIGQLIQKTGLSGTDRVLGIVFGGLRGVLIVAAVLFFVDTFTTMNQSEWWTTSELVPHFKLIIEPFFKHLQTSSSFLSGAI
- the purF gene encoding amidophosphoribosyltransferase, which gives rise to MCGIVGIVGTTPVNQSIYDALTVLQHRGQDAAGICTIESNRFRLRKANGLVKDVFEARHMQRLQGEVGIGHVRYPTAGSSSASEAQPFYVNSPFGITLAHNGNLTNANEVREKLFDKDRRHINTTSDSEVLLNVLAHEIDTVRGNVTSEDVFRAVMNVHRTIRGAYAVVAMIIGHGMIAFRDPKGIRPLCLGKREVKGQTEYMVASESVALDAVGFDFIRDVLPGEAVYVTFDGELFTHQCADNPTLNPCMFEYVYFARPDSFIDKISVYAARVEMGKKLGERIRDEYAHLDIDVVIPIPETSCDIALQIAQAIDIPYRQGFVKNRYVGRTFIMPGQQQRKKSVRRKLNAIRSEFKDKNVLLVDDSIVRGTTSEQIIEMARDSGANKVYMVSAAPEIRFPNVYGIDMPSANELIAHGRDNEQICKYIGADELIFQTLDDLVEAVRLGNPEITKFETSVFSGEYVTGDINQQYLEYLESLRGDDAKTQLEIQQDLASLELYNEGA
- the znuB gene encoding zinc ABC transporter permease subunit ZnuB; this encodes MIEFLLPSIFAGLGIALIAGPLGSFVVWRKMAYFGDTLAHASLMGLAFGFLFDINLYLALVICCLLLAVALVTLQRQQLIAADTLLGILAHSALSIGLVAVSFLDNVRIDLMSYLFGDLLAVTPQDLIFIYSGVVVVGIILAVFWRPLLATTINEELASVEGHNVDLMRLVLMLLIGLVIAVGMKFVGALIITSLLIIPGATARRFARSPEQMAIIASLLGAIAVLIGLSLSWHFDTPAGPSVVISAAGLFLLSQLKRIA